Within Populus trichocarpa isolate Nisqually-1 chromosome 6, P.trichocarpa_v4.1, whole genome shotgun sequence, the genomic segment ATATGTGTGATTTGTTAGTTATTTTGTATTGTAAGTATgacatttgatttcaaattaagtTAGTTATTGTCAGTGATATTTGTCGAGTTTTGTTCGGATcggttttgttttaatttgtgcGAGGAGGATATGAGATTTGTTAGGTTTTGTTTAGTTAgtgaaaatgattgattttattgcagaaggatttttttaggttaatgaAGGTGGTTTAGGGATTTGATCAGGCTGTTATCTAGTGAAGTATgacatttgatttcaaattaagtTCGTTACTGATACGAATTGCTGCTTATGGATTTTGATTATTATGAGTTATATTTGTCTGAGTTTTATTCAGATCGGTTTTGTTTGATTCTAGTGCGAGGAGAATGTGAGATTTgatagatttttgttttgttagtgaaaatgattgatttgattGTAGAAGGATTTTTTAGGTTAATGGAGGTGGTTTAGGGATTTGATTAGCTGTTATTTGTGTTAATCTAGATCAGCATTGTCAGTTACGAGGAGGATCCGCTGTTTAGTTttactaattttgttatttatgtttaatcttGACAGTCATTATGGTTTTTGCTagctttataaaaataattactttgaaGTTATCGTGTGAATTTGTTATTGCATTATGGTGTATTGTAGTCACTGTGTTGTGTTTCGTTTCCAGTTGCATTAAATAGTTGAAGATGCTGTAGTTAATTAGTGAGTGTAATTGAGATGAAGTGTTAATTAGTGGCGGTATggcttaatatgaaaaaattaatattgattatCCCAAGTGTTTTTAGAGTAAGAAATTATttctgacttttgttttttggggAGGTTGTATAATTAGGAGCTTTATCAATACTGTTTTTCGGATCGTGTTTGTTGTGATTGTTTGAGATAAAGATAGAGGCTGCATTTTGATTGTgtggtttttctatttgtttatttgttttttttttcttctggttGCAGGGTGCTGAGTTGATGGTGAAAGTGAACAAATTGACCTCTATAAAAACACAACTTCCTTACTCATACTATACTCTTCCTTTCTGTACCCCATCCAAAATTGTAGACAGTGCAGAGAATCTTGGGGAAGTACTTCGTGGTGATCGCATTGAAAACTCCCCCTATGCGGTCAGTTTCGTTAGGCTGGATGAGTGTGGATTAACTTCTTCACATGCATGCACTATTATTTCCCTGACCTTTTGATTGGAATTATTGCAGTTTAACATGGGGGATGCAAAGATGTGCAATGTTCTTTGCCGGAAAACACTTGATTCCAAAACTGCAAAGGCATTCAAAGAGAAGATTGATGACGAGTATCGGGTTAACATGTATGAAACACTGTTTTTAGGCGTGGAGTCTATCTACTAAATTTCATGATGAGAGAtgtgaaatttgtttttctaattattcTATCACTCATTTGACAGGATCCTTGATAACCTTCCTCTTGTTGTTCCCATCCAAAGGCTGGACCAGGAATCTCCTCCTGTTTATCAGCTTGGATATCATGTTGGGCTCAAAGGCCAATACAGTGGGGTATGTGCATTATTGCACTTAAATTTCCCCTTCTTAATGTGTTGGTTTTTTCTTGTGCTTACATTGTCTGGTTATATGCAGAGCaaagaggaaaaatattttatccacAATCACCTGTCATTCATTGTTAAGTATCATAAAGATCCTCAATCTAATTCTGCAAGAATTGTTGGATTTGAAGTAAAACCATTCAGGTCAGTTATTTAATGATCATATCGTTTTTGTAAAATGGTTGCTTCTTACCTGATTCCATGattatgatatttgttttttcaaataccAGTGTTAAACATGCATATGAAGGGAAGTGGAATGATGAGAAGCCTCGATTAACAACATGTGACCCCCACACAAGACATACTGTTGTTAATTCTAACACTCCTCAAGAAGTTGAAGACAAAGCGGAAATCATTTTCACATACGATGTTGAATTCCAGGTGAGATCTTGCACATGACTACACagtttacatttatttttcctttttctttctttcttttttcttttccttcagaTAGTTAAAACTTACGTTGTAGTCATCTGTTACTATTTCAACTTCACGATAAGCTGTTGTATTGTCATCAGTTATTGTCCCTATATGCCAGTGGTTTGGACATGTATTTTGTTGAGCACCTTGGCAAGCTATAATACAGCAAGCCACCTtaccattttattcatttatcaCATGGGCAGATAACAGTGAAATACTTTGCTTACACGGATTGAGTTTGCTTTCTCATATTTTCTCTTGATTTACCTCTCAGGATAGTGATGTGAAGTGGGCTTCCAGATGGGATGCCTATCTCTTAATGACTGATGACCAAATTCACTGGTTCTCAATTGTAAATTCTTTGATGATTGTTCTCTTCCTCTCTGGCATGGTGGCTATGATCATGCTACGAACCCTTTACCGTGATATATCGAAGTACAATGAACTTGAGACCCAGGAGGAAGCTCAAGAAGAGACTGGATGGaagcttgttcatggagatgTTTTCAGGCCTCCATCTAATTCAGATCTGCTGTGTGTCTATGTTGGAACTGGCGTTCAGTTTTTTGGAATGATCCTTGTTACCATGATCTTTGCCATTCTCGGATTCCTTTCCCCTTCAAACAGAGGTGGTCTTATGACAGCCATGCTCTTACTTTGGGTTTTCATGGGCATTTTTGCTGGCTATGCCTCGACCCGGTTATATAAAATGTTCAAAGGATCAGAATGGAAGAAAATAGCACTCAGGACTGCAGTCATGTTCCCAGGGGTCGTCTCTGCCATTTTCTTTGTCTTGAACGCTCTCATTTGGGGCCAGAAATCTTCTGGGGCTGTGCCATTTGGGACAATGTTTGCTCTTATATTCTTATGGTTTGGAATTTCAGTTCCCCTAGTGTTTGTTGGAAGCTATATTGGGTTCAAGAAGCCAGCAATTGAGGACCCTGTGAAGACAAACAAAATTCCGAGACAGATCCCAGAGCAGGCTTGGTACATGAACCCAGCCTTCTCAATCCTAATCGGAGGAATTCTTCCATTTGGAGCTGTTTTCATCGAGCTTTTCTTCATTCTCACCTCGATCTGGCTGAATCAATTCTACTACATCTTTGGTTTTCTGTTCCTCGTTTTCGCAATACTCTTGGTCACCTGTGCTGAAATAACAATTGTCCTCTGCTACTTCCAGTTATGCAGCGAGGACTACCTCTGGTGGTGGAGGTCATACCTCACATCCGGTTCCTCAGCACTGTACCTCTTCCTCTATGCAACATTCTACTTCTTCACAAAGCTTGAGATAACCAAACTTGTTTCAGGGGCCTTGTACTTCGGATACATGCTAATTGCATCGTATGCATTTTTCGTGCTAACGGGGACAATCGGATTCTATGCATGCTTATGGTTCACAAGGCTCATCTATTCGTCAGTGAAAATTGATTAACTCTAGCAGATCCCTTTCTTCCTCCACCTCGACGTCCAAAACAGGGTAAGATTCACAGCTAGTAGATAATTATTATGTTTTCAAATGTAAACCAATTTGCACATTTTTGGATTGAGACAGACATgtcatgattttgatgttatagTTCTTTTATTCAACTTTTGTTTAAGAATCACTCTCTTCTTTAATTATATAGATTGTTGACCGATCTTGTGATGCTCCCATTTGATCTCTTATCTTCTTGTGGTCTTAGACCCTCaaattttgattatatttttatgtttctgaAGTTTTgaaatgttgatgttaaaaatgattttttaaaaataaaaaaaatattttgatgtatttctaaataaaaaatattttaaatcataattattaccACATTTCTAAACATTCTTAGTGTGGCTGTGGTGCAAGCTGCCTTTTCAAAAACTCACAGTAGGAGACATGTATTGCACCACAGCCTGTATCTTTGCACCACAGCCTGCATATTCTAGATCAGAATCTTAAACAGGTTTAGATCCGGAAACAACtaattacccaaaaaaaaaaagtaactaatCATGATATAGATTATAAACTACTTCCCTTCCCTGTTacaaacaaaagaacaaaagattTTACAGCCATCTATGTACTTCCTAGGATGAGTGTCTCTAGGATCAGCAGTACCAGTAGCCGCCTTGGCGACGTCACGAGCAGTGGCTTCAGGTTATTTCTTGGCATGCAACACATATCCAATAGCAGCAGTGATCACACGAACCCGGTAACTGCCATTGTAGTGGTGGTGAAGGGTCGTTTACACATTGATGGATTCATCTACCCCTGTTCCTTTTAACTTCTTCAGGACTCGACATCTTGTGGGTGTGCGTTTTACCTCCAGCTCCCGTTCCCTGGCTTTGATCTCCCAACCTTAAATAGCAAGACTTAAGGGTTAAAGAAAGCAATTTACAGTGTTGCCCCGTTTGACGTGAACGTTTGGTTCTTGAACACGTAGCAATTGCATCATTGCAGTCCAGACATGTGAAGCCCGGATTGGAGATTTTGCCCTTCGCATCATATTTATTGTGTGTTGTTAACGcggaagatatttttttaattgaaattatattaaaataattttttttttatattagtttaatgAAATCATTCTAAAAAGCATTGCAGGTGAAAAATACTTGGAAAAGTGGGTTAAactgtaaaaataaacaaactttaaattataattgaggGGTTGACTTGAAAAATTGTTATCCAAAGTCTAATTCTTGTCAGATTTTAAGTTATTAGAAAAAGAACCATTGATGTGGTGagatttagttaatttaattgagtttttaatgatttagttAACCTAATTTAAATTGATCTAAATTTAACTAGAATAGttctaaagaaatttttttttttgagagatgCAGACTAATTTAGGtaattttattaactttaataTGAGCGGGTTGATACCAAGCCCAACCCAATTAAGTGACAACTTGGGTTGGGGAGTTGAAACCAAGATATGGGCTTTAATGATATTGAGCTGTGTATAgatataattacattttttgttttcttgtttttatatataaattgagttaaaaaaggaataaaaaatccaatattcaaatattagtcgattatattaattaaatatactaATTGACTTCgcattttataataattcagtataaaataagaaaatataattaatatagaaaataaacatgttAGCTCttcatttttagtttaataacataaaaatctaattgatttgtattttttttgtgcattggatattatttttcttagaaaaaatagcactaaaaaaaaattacaccaaATTTATGTATACTTTtgatatacaagaaaaaaaaatttgtatagaTTTATGTGGATTTCCACTTCTTTTGACCGTTAATATTGTATCACCTTGTCACATCTTTTGAAAAACGTACAAAACGGCCTTGACCCACAATATCCCAGGAACCCTACATCAACGTGTTTTTCAATAACGGCTagttttcattttctcttataAATTCAGCAAATTGTGAGTTTCTCTCCAGAACCACCAACCACCCTCCGGTCTCTTTCTCAATCGTTCTAAGCTCTCAATATCAATGGCTTGCTTTCAAAGAGCTGTGGCATGTGCTTTGGTGCTGATGTCTTTATTTGTGGGTTTATCACAAGCTAAAGATTTGTTAGTCGGGGGCAAAACAGATGCATGGAAAATCCCATCTTCAGAGTCTGATTCGCTTAACAAATGGGCCGAAAAAGCTCGTTTTCTTGTTGGCGATTCTCTAGgtaaatctcatttttttaatcaaaatgtgCTGAAACATCATCTGGGTTTCAATTACTTCAATTTTCTAACTCTACTTTTTTGGCAGCGTGGAAGTATGATGGCCAGAAAGATTCAGTCTTGCAAGTGACCAAGGAGGCTTATGCTAGCTGCAACACTACAAGCCCTATTGAGGAATACAAGGATGGGAATACCAAGGTGAAGCTTGATAGATCAGGGCCATTCTACTTCATCAGTGGAGCTGAGGGTCATTGTGAGAAGGGACAGAAATTTGTTGTGTTGGTTCTGTCTCAAAAGCACAGACACACTGGAATCTCTCCAGCTCCTTCTCCAGCTGAGTTCGAGGGTGGCCCTGCTGTTGCTCCAACAAGCAGTGCTTATACCTTGAGAGGTGGCTTTTTGGTGGCTTTTGGGGTTTTGGTTTTGGGGTTAATTTTGATGTGAAAGATGATGTTCTTGGGTTTGGAGGGTTTTGATTTGTTCAttcatttaatcatttaattatatgataaaagtCTTTACAACCACATCACCTCTCTCCCTAAATTTAAAAGCTGTCCTTCCCAATCCAAATTACAATGCGCGAGAAAAGTTGGCTATGCGCACTTACAGTATTGTGCTTTTTCCTCACCACGGAGGATAAGGGAACAAAAGTGTTAATGCTCTGGGAGGGTCTAGTGATGCTCTAGAATACCCCATCGTCATGATACACTGTTGACAATACCGGATTCATTCACAAAAATACGCCAGTTGATGCAAACACTGGCAGATCTCGTCTATGAAATCCTGTGAGGTAAGAAAGGGGGGATATGAGATTCAACAGTACAAGAACTGGGAATTCATGAAGTTCAAAAGCTTACTAAAAGGAAAGTTGATTTCGGTATATTAAACTGCAGGTTTAAAGGGGTTAAGAAGAAGGAAGACTAACAGAAATATTGGGATGCATGCATATTTGTGCAACTTCATTCAGCATTCACATCTATAGCTCTTCGCAATtatcttaattagattttagatACTTCAACCAGAGTTACAAAGCTTTTCCTTCATTGGCTGCACATGCCAAACAACTGTACATCCCACAGCCAACTTGTCCATTGCTTTTCATATAAACCCTACAAGTTAATAAGTTTTGAAAGACTTCAAAATAGCATATTAGCATGTTAAGATTTTATCTCGATACTCAAAATTCACTCTCTGTTTCCTTTTTACTGTTACAGATTATGCAGCATGTTTCCAaatttaagataataaatattcgACATTGTTGGAGACAAAAGTATTTGTATTTCAACATACTCAAATGTCCTCAGGTACTATTTTGTTAGTTAAACCAAACAAGGTTATCTAGTTATATCAAGCAAAACGGTGGCCTAAAAAGATCCAAAGGAAAATTAAGACGACCATAGAATTGAGTTCAAATAAGATACCCCACATATACCAGCATCAACAACTAGAAAGTGAAAGAATTCCATACTTTTTCCACAACAGTAAGATCAAACAATAGAATAAGCAAAAAACAAACGAAACTTTTTAGATAAAAAGGAACTATTTTATGGATATACATGATCTTATGATGTACCTGGATATATTAGAAAATCAGTCCACAGGCAGGTTATCTTCAGATGATGAATCAGTTTTTATAAGAGGTCCCTTGAAACCATCTGTGCTGCCCCCAAAAAGCTCGCGTGCAGCTTTTTCAAGAAACTCTTGGGCAGCAGCTTGTACTGATTGCGTTTCAGATGTATCGCATTTTCTCTTCTTGCGGGTGCTCCTCTCTGTATACTTAATCTTGGGCCCTTCTCCTTTACTGATATTTCTCATGCTTTTCCGCTGTTCTGCAAAcagcaatatttattttaagaaaatatgagatcacaaaggaaagaaaaatgccAATGACAAAAAAAGTGATTGACGACTTACCGGGGGTAAGGTCAGGCAGTGAATGCTCAATGAAACGGGTTGCAGCCTGGTAATTTAAAGTAGTAGAACGGTGCAATGGTTCTTCaagaacaaattcaaatttgattaaTCAATGAGAGATATGTGAAATAACTAGCATAAGCAAGGTCATTGCAGAATACAATTTTAAACAAGGCAACGGCTTTCCATCTAACTAAGCTTGGTGTAGTTTAGGAATTTAGACATTGCAATGACTTTCCATATAACCAAGCTCGTCGCAGTTTAAAAACTTGAACACGGCAACAACTTTCCATATATCTCAAGTGTATTTTCCTAGTCCTTCCCTAGCAATGACAGTTTGAGATTTGCATGCATCAACAACAGAAGGCAAAAGAAGTACCTTTACTTATATCTACAAACTGCTCTAGTTTGTCTTGATACAAGCTCAATCTCTCCTACAAATTACAAACCACCAAATTGCATATGTAAGGTAAAGCTCATGAACATTATCTTCAAGACATACATTAATAAACCAACACAttgaaggagaaaaaacaaaaaacttcatAAAACATTAACCATAAAAACCGTTGATTTTAACCTCATAATCCAGACGCGAGAATCAAAAAAATTCAGACGCATCATACAGTACCCCTACCCTAATCcaaaaaccaagtaaaataCACAGTAAACATCAAAACCAAACCACCCAGATgcccaaattaaaaactctaaGGAAAAATAATAGGGTGCAAGAACACATACAAGCTCTGTCTTGATAGGATGTTCATCTGGGTGAATTCCAGTAGTTCTCAATCTCactgaaaaaaatcacaaaattaaacaaaaaccaaatgaaaatcACCGAAAACAACATCAATAAGACTAAATTATTGGTAAAAAACTGGTCTTGATATACTGCTTATACATACATGCAAAGAGAGTAGAAGTGGCCTTAGCAAGCATAAAGAGAGATTGAGCCCTTTGAAGAGGTGGCATTTCATCAAGGACATCAGGGTTAGCAAGAGACAAGAATTCAAGCAAATGGGTCTCTACTTGTTTTACATTTGCTAAGGTTCTTTCCACTGCTTCCATGGCTGATTCTGGCACTACATCgctattgctgctgctgctttccATTTTAGCTTCTCTTAGACAAGAAAGACAGCAACTTTTCTTACAAAGATTCCTCTGTGTCACTGTTTGGTAAGGATTTTGAGAGGATTTTTGAGGCTAATGCTGTGTTGGTGTTTTTGGTGAGTTGGTGTCTAGGGCTTCTGAGGTGCACAGGGAGCGGTTTATGGCGGCAGTTAAGGTTAAAGTGATGATTCTGTTCGTGTTTGGTAATTCACACGTCACTGCTTTTTTACAGGATAGATTTACTTTTGTCAAGGTTTTGGGAGTAAACTATCCATTTAGTCCCTATAGTGTAATACAATTAACTCACTAGCCCTTATAGTTCTagcaattatatatttaatgcaCAAAGCTTTAACCCCTTGAgttaaaaaagaagcaaatggATGCACCACAAATTCCAAAAGAATATCTCAAAGAACAGAATCAATGACCACAGATATCTTACTCTGCAATCATGTAGTCTCTGTTCACCACATAACCCCTCAAATTCAAATATCCAAACAAGCCAAGCCAATCTCCACCATAGCCAATATCATCATCTAGGACCAGACCTGCCTGGTGAGTCTTAAGCTTCATTTTTATATCTCTCtaaacttgtttcttttttactctCTCACTATCAATTCATCAAGAAACTATCATGCAAAACtgaacccattttttttttgtctcttgaGATTGTCACTCTTATGCTTAGTCTTTTGTCTCTTATAGCTTACTTCCATGGCTGTGTTAATACTTAGCTCTTCGAGTATGTGTTGTAGTTGTATCGATTATAGTATTGCTTTTAGTGAGCAGAATAGGTTGTCTGATTTCAGACATAAAAATGGGTCATTAGGAGGTGAAAAGTTTGGAACTTTGAGGGTTTTCCCGTTTGGGTCTAATgtaaattggaagaaaaataacaaaaaacaagtgGCTTTTTGTGGGTTTGCATTGAAAAGCCAGAATGAGGAGCTGGTGGTGAATGGGAAGCCGAGAAAGGGGTCATCTTCTGATGAAGTTTTGGGAGTTCTTCACTCAATTTCAGACCCAATTCATGctcttttttactttaaatcaGTTGGTGAGTTGCCAAATGTTGTTCACACCACTGAAACCTGTAATCATATGCTTGAAATATTGAGGGTTCATAGGAGGGTGGAGGATATGGCTTTTGTGTTTGACTTGATGCAAAGGCAAATAATTAGGAGGAATGTGGATacttatttgattatatttaagAGTCTTTTTATCAGGGGTGGCCTGAGGCAAGCACCGTCTGCCCTTGAAAAGATGAGGGAGGCAGGGTTTGTTTTGAATGCTTATTCATATAATGGGTTGATCCATTTTCTACTTCAGTCTGGATTTTGTAAGGAGGCGTTGGAGGTGTATAGAAGAATGGTCTCGGAAGGTCTTAAACCTAGCCTTAAGACGTTCTCTGCACTTATGGTAGCATCAGGGAAGAGAAGGAATATTAAAACTGTGATGGGTTTGCTGGAAGAGATGGAGAGTATGGGATTGAGGCCTAATATTTACACATACACCATTTGCATTAGAGTACTTGGGAGAGATGGGAAAATTGACGAAGCATATAGGATTATGAAGAGAATGGATGATGATGGATGCGGTCCTGATGTCGTCACTTACACAGTTCTCATTGATGCTCTTTGTACTGCCAGAAAGCTTGACGACGCTATGTGTTTGTTCACAAAAATGAAATCAAGCAGTCATAAACCTGATAAGGTAACCTATGTAACCTTGTTGGACAAGTTCAGCGATTGTGGACACTTGGACAAAGTGGAAAAAATTTGGACTGAAATGGAAGCTGATGGTTATGCTCCTGATGTGGTTACGTTTACCATACTTGTTAATGCCTTATGCAAAGCTGGTAGAATTAATGAAGCCTTTGATCTGTTGGATACCATGAGAAAGCAAGGGGTCTTACCAAATCTCCATACTTACAACACATTGATTTCTGGACTTTTGAGGGCAAACAGGTTAGATGATGCATTGGATCTTTTCAGTAATATGGAATCTCTGGGTGTTGAACCCACTGCTTATACATATATCCTTTTAATTGACTACCATGGAAAGTCTGGTCACCCTGGAAAAGCTCTCGAGACCTTTGAGAAGATGAAAGCTAGAGGAATTGCTCCTAACATTGTTGCTTGCAATGCATCTTTGTATAGTCTTGCTGAAATGGGAAGGCTTGGTGAAGCAAAAGCTATGTTTAACGAGCTTAAAAGTAGTGGGCTTGCTCCAGATTCAGTGACCTATAACATGATGATGAAATGCTATAGTAAGGTAGGGCAAGTGGATGAAGCCATCAAGTTACTATCTGAGATGTCAAAAGTTCAGTGTGAACCCGATGTAATCGTCATTAATTCTTTGATTGACACACTTTACAAGGCTGGCCGAGTGGAAGAGGCATGGCAAATGTTTTGCAGAATGGAGGAGATGAACCTTGCTCCTACAGTTGTGACCTACAACATATTACTAGCTGGATTAGGGAAAGAGGGTCAAATCCAAAAAGCTGTTCAGCTATTTGAGAGTATGAATGGGCATGGGTGTTCACCAAACACAATTACTTTCAATACACTCTTGGATTGCCTTTGCAAGAATGATGAGGTTGATTTGGCCCTGAAAATGTTCTACAAAATGACAACAATGAATTGCAGACCTGATGTTCTAACTTTCAACACAATCATTCATGgttttattaaacaaaaccaaattaaaaatgcaatctGGCTCTTCCATCAGATGAAGAAATTGCTCAGACCTGATCATGTGACTTTGTGCACGCTCCTTCCTGGTGTTATAAAGAGTGGGCAGATAGAGGATGCTTTCAGGATCACTGAGGACTTTTTTTATCAGGTTGGATCTAACATAGACAGGTCATTTTGGGAAGATGTTATGGGAGGCATTTTGACTGAGGCTGGAACAGAAAAGGCCATTTTATTTGGTGAAAGATTGGTATGCCGTGCTATTTGCAAGGATGACTCTGTATTAATACCTATAATTAAGGTTTTGTGTAAGCATAAGAAAACCTCTGTTGCTCGAAATGTATTTGTGAAGTTCACAAAGGAACTGGGAGTGAAACCAACACTCAAAGTGTACAACTTGTTGATTGATGGGTTTCTAGAAGTTCATAATGTTGAAGTGGCCTGGAATCTTTTTGAGGAGATGAAGAGTGCTGGCTGTGCTCCAGAT encodes:
- the LOC7489156 gene encoding uncharacterized protein LOC7489156; translation: MESSSSNSDVVPESAMEAVERTLANVKQVETHLLEFLSLANPDVLDEMPPLQRAQSLFMLAKATSTLFALRLRTTGIHPDEHPIKTELERLSLYQDKLEQFVDISKEPLHRSTTLNYQAATRFIEHSLPDLTPEQRKSMRNISKGEGPKIKYTERSTRKKRKCDTSETQSVQAAAQEFLEKAARELFGGSTDGFKGPLIKTDSSSEDNLPVD
- the LOC7468690 gene encoding transmembrane 9 superfamily member 8, which encodes MAPRARSRSLLLPICTILTILIHGAHSFYLPGVAPQDFINGAELMVKVNKLTSIKTQLPYSYYTLPFCTPSKIVDSAENLGEVLRGDRIENSPYAFNMGDAKMCNVLCRKTLDSKTAKAFKEKIDDEYRVNMILDNLPLVVPIQRLDQESPPVYQLGYHVGLKGQYSGSKEEKYFIHNHLSFIVKYHKDPQSNSARIVGFEVKPFSVKHAYEGKWNDEKPRLTTCDPHTRHTVVNSNTPQEVEDKAEIIFTYDVEFQDSDVKWASRWDAYLLMTDDQIHWFSIVNSLMIVLFLSGMVAMIMLRTLYRDISKYNELETQEEAQEETGWKLVHGDVFRPPSNSDLLCVYVGTGVQFFGMILVTMIFAILGFLSPSNRGGLMTAMLLLWVFMGIFAGYASTRLYKMFKGSEWKKIALRTAVMFPGVVSAIFFVLNALIWGQKSSGAVPFGTMFALIFLWFGISVPLVFVGSYIGFKKPAIEDPVKTNKIPRQIPEQAWYMNPAFSILIGGILPFGAVFIELFFILTSIWLNQFYYIFGFLFLVFAILLVTCAEITIVLCYFQLCSEDYLWWWRSYLTSGSSALYLFLYATFYFFTKLEITKLVSGALYFGYMLIASYAFFVLTGTIGFYACLWFTRLIYSSVKID
- the LOC7468691 gene encoding pentatricopeptide repeat-containing protein At4g31850, chloroplastic; translated protein: MAVLILSSSSMCCSCIDYSIAFSEQNRLSDFRHKNGSLGGEKFGTLRVFPFGSNVNWKKNNKKQVAFCGFALKSQNEELVVNGKPRKGSSSDEVLGVLHSISDPIHALFYFKSVGELPNVVHTTETCNHMLEILRVHRRVEDMAFVFDLMQRQIIRRNVDTYLIIFKSLFIRGGLRQAPSALEKMREAGFVLNAYSYNGLIHFLLQSGFCKEALEVYRRMVSEGLKPSLKTFSALMVASGKRRNIKTVMGLLEEMESMGLRPNIYTYTICIRVLGRDGKIDEAYRIMKRMDDDGCGPDVVTYTVLIDALCTARKLDDAMCLFTKMKSSSHKPDKVTYVTLLDKFSDCGHLDKVEKIWTEMEADGYAPDVVTFTILVNALCKAGRINEAFDLLDTMRKQGVLPNLHTYNTLISGLLRANRLDDALDLFSNMESLGVEPTAYTYILLIDYHGKSGHPGKALETFEKMKARGIAPNIVACNASLYSLAEMGRLGEAKAMFNELKSSGLAPDSVTYNMMMKCYSKVGQVDEAIKLLSEMSKVQCEPDVIVINSLIDTLYKAGRVEEAWQMFCRMEEMNLAPTVVTYNILLAGLGKEGQIQKAVQLFESMNGHGCSPNTITFNTLLDCLCKNDEVDLALKMFYKMTTMNCRPDVLTFNTIIHGFIKQNQIKNAIWLFHQMKKLLRPDHVTLCTLLPGVIKSGQIEDAFRITEDFFYQVGSNIDRSFWEDVMGGILTEAGTEKAILFGERLVCRAICKDDSVLIPIIKVLCKHKKTSVARNVFVKFTKELGVKPTLKVYNLLIDGFLEVHNVEVAWNLFEEMKSAGCAPDTFTYNSLIDAHGKSGKINELFDLYDEMLTRGCKPNTITYNMVISNLVKSNRLDKAMDLYYNLVSGDFSPTPCTFGPLIDGLLKSGRLDDAHEMFDGMVHYGCRPNSAIYNILVNGYGKLGHVDTACEFFKRMVKEGIRPDLKSYTILVDILCIAGRVDDALHYFEKLKQAGLDPDLVAYNLMINGLGRSQRTEEALSLFHEMQNRGIVPDLYTYNSLILNLGIVGMIEEAGKIYEELQFIGLKPNVFTYNALIRGYTLSGNSELAYGIYKKMMVGGCDPNTGTFAQLPNQS
- the LOC7489155 gene encoding early nodulin-like protein 1 — translated: MACFQRAVACALVLMSLFVGLSQAKDLLVGGKTDAWKIPSSESDSLNKWAEKARFLVGDSLAWKYDGQKDSVLQVTKEAYASCNTTSPIEEYKDGNTKVKLDRSGPFYFISGAEGHCEKGQKFVVLVLSQKHRHTGISPAPSPAEFEGGPAVAPTSSAYTLRGGFLVAFGVLVLGLILM